Below is a genomic region from Aurantimonas sp. HBX-1.
CCTTCGGCAAGCATCGTGTTGCCCGGCTTTCTACGCGTCACAGGCCGGTTCGGCTACACGCCGCTCGCCGGGGAGAGCGCCGCGAACCGGGCGATATGGCGGATATTGACGCGGCGGCGAGGAACCCCCATTTCGGCGAAGGGCCGAGGGACCCTGCCGCTCGCGGGCGAAAGCCATGGTGAACTCCCTTCCCCGTCATCCGTGATGTCCCATCGAGAGGCATGCGGCCGGCCGGCAAGCGCGAGCCCCCGTAGCATCGACGCCGCATGCGACGACCTCGAAAGGTTCAGCAGATGACCGGCATGACTTCGACCATTCCCGCCTTCAAGGCGCAGGCGCGGCGCCTGCGTACCGGCCTTGCCGATGGCGGCCACACGCTCAGCCATGGCGCCGCCCTCGAACTGGTGGCGCGCCAGCACGGCTATCGCGACTGGAACACGCTCAGCGCGCTGGCCGGGCGCGGCCCGACCGTCGCCGACCTGACGATCGGCGCCCCCGTCGCCGGCCGCTACCTCGGCCATGACTTCACCGGCCGGCTGATCGGCCTGCAGGTGCTGCCGAAAGGCGGGCGCTACCGGGCGACGATCCAGTTCGACGAGCCCGTCGACGTGGTGGCCTTCGAGAGCTTTTCGGCGTTCCGGCGCCGCGTGACGGTGGTCGTCGACGCCTCCGGCGCGACCACGGAGAAGACCTCGAACGGCCAGCCGCATTTGGCCCTGACGCTGTAGATCGCGTCGCCGACGGGGCCGGGAGCCATGCTTCCGGTCCCGCTGCGGGTCCCGGCCGGACGGCCGGGGAACCCGTTGCGGCAGCGATGCGTACCCGAGGCGAAGCCACAGCAACGATCCGAGGATGACATGACAGCCGACCCGAGCGACACCGGCGAGCGCATCACCATCGAGCCTTACGACGGTCCGGTGGTGGTGAACTTCCACGACGCGATCATCGCCGCCACCGACCACGCCCTGATCCTCAGGGAACGCGGCTACGACCCGGTCTTCTACATTCCGAAGGACCGGGTGGAGATGGCCTTGCTGCAGGAGACCGACCGGCACACGACCTGCCCCTACAAGGGCGAGGCCCGGTACTGGTCGATCACCGCCGAAGGCCAGGCCGCCGCCAACGCCGTGTGGGCCTACGACACCCCGAAGGACGGCGTCGCGGCGATTGCCGGCCATGTCGCCTTCGACCGGCGGTTCGTCACCATCGACGCCGGCTGACCGGCCCGGCGGCTGCCGGTTAGCGGTCGCTGTGGCCGAGATCGCGCCCCGGATCGAGCCGGTCGCGCACCCGCTGCTTGAGGATCTTCGCCTCGGGAAAGCCGCCGTCGGCCTTGCGCTCCCAGATCGTCTCGCCGTCATAGTGGATCTCGAACACGCCGCCGGTGCCCGGCACCAGCGCGACCTCGCCGAGATCGGGGCCGAAGGTCGAGAGCAGTTCCTGCGCCATCCAGGCGGCGCGCAGCAGCCACTGGCACTGGGTGCAGTAGGTGATGGCGATCCGCGGCCGCGGGGGCATCTGCGTCATTTCTGTACTCCTCGTGCTTCCTGCGCTAGGACCCCGACGATCCGGGCACGCGCTTCAGCGTCCCGCTTCGCACCATCGGCCGTCATGCAGCGATCCCTCCGCCCCCATCCCGGCACGCACCGACGCCGACTGCGCACGCGCGTCGCGCGCGCCCGCGTCCACCTGCGCCGGCTCTACCACGGGCATCGGCCGAACGCGCTGCGATTCCAGGTGGCGGTGCTGATCGTCGACCTGGTGATCATCGCGTTCTTCATCGCCAGTCCGGTGCTGCGCGAGATGCCGACGTTCCTGGTCATCGACTACTCGGTGGCGGCGATCCTCGGACTCGACATCGCCGCCCGCTGCTTCGCCGCCCGCGAGCCGCTGCGCTGGCTCCGGCAGCCCTTCGTGCTGCTCGACCTGGTGATCCTGGCGACGCTGCTGTTTCCGAACGAGCTGGTCAATTTCGGCTTCCTGCGGATCGTCCGCCTGTGGTCGATCTCGCAGAGCGGCGCCCTCTGGCGGCCGCTGCGCCGGTGGGGCCATCCGGAATGGGAGACGCCGGGGCGGGCCATCGTCAATCTGATGACCTTCCTGTTCCTCGCCACCGGCTTCATCTACACGACCTTCTTCCGCTACGGCTCGGGCCTGGAAGGCTATATCGACGCCTTCTACTTCACCGTCGCCTCGGTGACGACGACCGGCTACGGCGACATCACCCTGCCGGGGACCTGGGGCAAGCTGACCTCGATCGTCATCATGATCATCGGCATCTCGCTGTTCGTGCGCCTCGCCCAGGCAGTGTTCCGGCCGTACAAGGTGATGTTCCCCTGCCCCGATTGCGGCCTGCAGCGCCACGACGTCGACGCCGTCCACTGCAAGGCCTGCGGGCACATGCTGAAGATCCGCGACGACGGCGTCCACTGACGCAGCGTCTTGCATTCTGCAAAAATCCTTGTAGGGTTGCAGGATGATCGAAGACAACGCCGTCGTCACCCTGGCCGCGCTCGCCCACGCCGACCGCCTCGACGCCTTCCGGATGCTGGTCAAGGCCGGGCCGAACGGCGTGCCGTCCGGCGAGATCGCCACGCGGCTCGCCATCGCGCCGACCCGCATGAGCTTCCACCTCAGCACGCTCGAACGCTCCGGCCTCGTGCGGTCGTGGCGCGAGGGACGCCGTATCCGCTACGCCGCGCATTTCGAGGCGATGCGCGGGCTGCTGGCGTTCCTCGCCGAGGATTGCTGCGAGGGCCACCCGGAAATCTGCGGCATCGCGGCCGATCCGTGCGGCTGCGAGGACGGCGGGTCCGGCGAAAGATCACTTGACGTCCAGGCGGCGGAGGAGACCCGATGACGACCCAGGCCGGCCCGCTCAACGTGTTGTTCCTGTGCACCCGGAACTCGGCGCGTTCGATCATCGCCGAGAGCATCATGAACCGCGACCACGCCGCCCGCTTCCGCGCCTTTTCCGCCGGCAGCGATCCGTCCGGCGAGGTCAATCCGATGACCCTCGACCTTCTGTCCCGCCTCGGCTTTGCAACCACGGGCCTGCGCTCGAAGCCGTGGGAGGAATTCGCCGAGGGCCGCGACGGCGCGCCGAAGCTCGACTTCGTCTTCACCGTCTGCGACGACGCGGCGGGCGAAGTCTGTCCGGTCTGGCCGGGCCAGCCGATGACCGCGCATTGGGGCGTGCCGGATCCGGCGCGGGTGGAGGGGACGCCGGGCGAAAGGGCGCTTGCCTTCGCCGACACGTTCCGCATGCTCAGCAACCGCATCTCGATCTTCGCGAGCCTGCCGCTGGCCAGTCTCGACCGGATCAGCCTGAAGCGCCGGCTGGACGCGATCGGGAGCAGCAACGAAGCCGCGAGCGGCCAGGAAACCGCCGCGTGATGAAAGGCCGAGCATGACCGTCACGATCTACCACAACCCGCAATGCGGCACCTCGCGCAACACGCTGGCGATGATCCGCCAGTCCGGCGAGGAGCCGGAGGTGATCGAGTATCTCAAGGACCCGCCGAGCCGCGAGACGCTGATCGAGCTGCTCGACATCCTGGGGATGAAGCCGCGCGACCTGCTGCGCCGGAAGGGCACGCCCTATGCCGAGCTCGGCCTGGACGATCCCAAGCTCAGCGACGAGGAACTGCTGCAGGCGATGATGGAGCATCCGATCCTGATCGAGCGGCCGATCGTCGTGACGGAGAAGGGCGCGCGGCTCTGCCGCCCGTCCGAGAAGGTGCTCGACATCCTGCCGCATCCCGCCATCGGGCGCTTCGTCAAGGAAGACGGCGAGATCGTCACGAGGGAGGCGTGACCGGCACCCCGCCGGACAGCGGCGCCACCGCTTTCGACCTGCCGAACATCGACATCGCGCAGCTGCGGCGCATCGATAAGGCGGCGCTGGCCGGGCCGGACGCGCCGGCGCATCCGCCGCGGGTGCTGGTGCTCTACGGCTCGATCCGCGAGCGCTCCTATTCGCGCCTCGTCGCGGAGGAGGCCGGCCGGCTGCTGCGCTGGTTCGGCTGCGAGGTCAGGACCTTCGATCCGCGCGACCTGCCGCTGCCGGACGGGGCCGAGCCCGACCATCCGCGCGTCAAGATGCTGCGCGACCTCGCCATGTGGTCGGAGGCCATGGTCTGGGTGAGTCCGGAGCGCCACGGCGCGATGACGGCGATCATGAAGGCACAGATCGACTGGCTGCCGCTGTCGCTCGGCGGCGTCCGCCCGACCCAGGGCAAGACGCTCGCCGTCATGCAGGTCAGCGGCGGCTCGCAGAGCTTCAACGCGGTCAACCAGATGCGCATCCTGGGGCGCTGGATGCGGATGGTCACCATCCCCAACCAGTCCTCGGTGGCGAAAGCCTTCAACGAGTTCGACGAGGCCGGGCGGATGCGGCCCTCGCCCTACTACAACCGCATCGTCGACGTCTGCGAGGAGCTGGTGAAGTTCACCCACCTGACCCGCGGGCGTTCGGCCTATCTCACCGACCGCTATTCCGAGCGCGTCGAAACCGCCGAAGCCGTCTCCCTTCGCGTCAACCAGCGCGCCATCTAGGCCGGATCCCCACCCATGCTTGCCTTCGCGATCTTCATCGCCACGCTCGTCCTCGTCATCTGGCAGCCCAAGGGGCTCGGAATCGGCTGGAGCGCGCTCGCCGGCGCCGCCGTCGCGCTGGCGCTCGGGGTGGTGGATCTGGGCGACCTCGAGATCGTCTGGCACATCGTCTGGGACGCGACCTTCACCTTCGTCGCGCTGATCATCATCTCGCTGATCCTCGACGAGGCCGGCTTCTTCCACTGGGCGGCGCTGCACGTCGCCCGCTGGGGCGGCGGACGGGGCCGGCTTCTGTTCCCGCTGGTCATCGTGCTGGGCGCGGCGATCGCCGCGGTGTTCGCCAATGACGGCGCGGCGCTGCTGCTCACGCCGATCGTGCTCGCCATCCTGCTGCGGCTCGACTTCCGGCCGGAGGCGGCCTTCGCCTTCATCATCGGCACCGGCTTCGTCGCCGACACGACCAGCCTGCCGCTGGTCATCTCCAACCTCGTGAACATCGTCTCGGCGAATTATTTCGGCATCGGCTTCGACCGCTACGCCGCGGTGATGGTGCCGGTGAACTTCGTCGCGCTGGCCGCGACGCTGCTGGTGCTGTGGGCCTATTACGGCCGCGACGTGCCGGAAACCTACAGGGTCGACGATCTCGAACCGCCGCGGGGTGCGATCCGCGACCATCACGTCTTCCGCGCCGCCTTCCCGCTGCTCGGGGTCCTGCTCGCCGCCTATTTCGTCACCGCCCGCTTCGAGGTGCCGATCGCGCTGGTCACCGGCGCCGCCGCGCTGATCCTCGTCGCCATCGCCGGGCGGTGGTTCTCGCGCGAGCAGCCGGTGGTCTCGGTCCCGGGCGTCATGCGCCACGCGCCCTGGCAGATCGTGCTGTTCTCGATCGGCATGTATCTGGTGGTCTACGGGCTGGGGAATGCCGGGCTCACCGACCTCGCCGCCGGGCTGCTGGTCTGGCTCGCCGGCCAGGGCACCTTCGTCGCCACGGTCGGTACCGGCTTTGCCGCCGCCATCCTCGCCTCGGTGATGAACAACATGCCGTCGACGCTGGTCGGCGCGCTCGCCATCGACCGGGCCGACGTCGCACCGCTGACGCAGGAGCTGATGGTCTACGCCAACGTCATCGGCAACGATCTCGGGCCGAAATTCACCCCGATCGGCAGCCTGGCGACGCTGCTCTGGCTGCACGTCCTCGCCGGCAAGGGCGTGCGTATCGGCTGGGGCCAGTACATGAAGGTCGGCCTGCTGATCACGCCGCCGGTGCTCTTGGCGACGCTGGTCGGCCTGTGGCTGTGGCTCCCGGTGATCAGCGGCTGACGGCGGTCAGACCGCCGGCCACTGGTGGTGGAAGACGCCGTCCCTGTCGAGGCGGTGGAAGGTGTGCGCCCCGAACAGGTCGCGCTGCGCCTGGGTGAGGTTGGTGGTGCCGCGCGGGCGGCGGTAGTCGTCGAGATAGGCGAGCGCCGCCGACAGCGCCGGCACCGGGATTCCAGCGAGGCTGGCCTTGGCGACGACGCGGCGCAGGGCTTCCTGGCCGGCCGAGACGCGGGCGACGAAGTCCTTCGCCTGCAGGAGGTTCGGCACCGTCTCGCCGCTGTCGTAGGCGCGGGCGATGTCGTCGAGGAAGCGCGAGCGGATGATGCAGCCGGCGCGCCAGATCCGTGCGATCTCGGCCAGCGGCAGGTTCCAGGAGAACTCCTCCGACGCTGCCGCCATGGTGGCGTAGCCCTGCGCATAGGCGATGATCTTGGCTGTCTCCAGCGCCTGCTCCAGCTCGCCGAGGCTCGCCGCATCGCCGGTAAAACCGCCGGCTTCGGTCGGGATGCCGGCATAGAGCGCGCCGGCGGCGGCGCGTTCCTCGCGGCGCGCCGAGACGCCGCGGGCCGACACCGCGGCCTCGATGGTGGTGGCGCCGACGCCGAGCTTCTGCGCCTCGATGACCGCCCAGCGGCCGGTGCCCTTCTGGCCCGCCTCGTCGACGATCACGTCGACCATCGGCTGGCCGGTCTCCGGATCGGTCTCGGCCAGCGTCACGGCGGTGATCTCGATCAGATAGGAGGAGAGGCCGCGGGTGTTCCAGTCGGAAAAGATCGCGGCCATCGCCTTCGGCGCGAGCCCGATGCCGTCGCGCATGATGCCGTAGATCTCGGCGATCATCTGCATGTCGGCATATTCGATGCCGTTGTGGATGGTCTTGACGAAGTGGCCGGCGCCGTCCGGCCCGAGCCAGGCGACGCAGGGCTCGCCCTCGTATTGCGCGGCGATGCGCGTAAGGATCGGCGACAGCAGGCCGTAGGTCGCCTCGGCGCCGCCAACCATGATCGAAGGGCCGTGCCGGGCGCCGAGTTCGCCGCCCGAGACGCCCATGCCGACGAACTGCAGCCCGGTGCCCTCGACCGCCTGGGAGCGGCGGATCGTATCGTTGAAATCGGCATTGCCGGCGTCGATCATCACGTCGCCCGGCGACAGCAGTGGCGCGATCGCTTCCATCTCGTCGTCGACGACCTTGCCGGCCGGCACCATGAACAGCACCAGCCGCGGCGTCTTCAGCGACGCGACGAAGTCCTCCAGCGAGGCGGCCGGCACGACATTGTCGCCGATGCCGGGATTGTCGTCGCGCAGGGCGAAGGACTTGGCGCTGGTGCGGTTGTGGACCGCGACCGTGAAGCCCTTCTCGGCGATGTTCAGCGCCAGGTTGGAGCCCATGGTGCCGAGGCCGACGACCCCGATATCGGCGGTTTGCTCACTCATCCGTCACTCTCCTGTCCGGCCGCCAGAGCGGCCGACGAAAACACTCCGCGCCGTCAGCTCTTCAGCCGCCACCCGGTGCGGAAGATCCAGCCGATCACCACGAGGCTGGCGACCATGAAGACCAGCGTCATGCCGAGGCTGATGCCGATCGATACGTCCGAGGTGCCGAAGAAGGCCCAGCGGAAACCGCTGATCAGGTAGACGACCGGGTTGAGCAGGCTGACGTCCTGCCAGAACTCCGGGAGCATCCGGATCGAGTAGAAGCTGCCGCCGAGAAAGGCGAGCGGCGTGACGATCAGCAGCGGCACGACCTGCAGCTTCTCGAAACCGTCCGCCCAGATCCCGATGATGAAGCCGAACAGCGCGAAGGTGATCGCCGTCAGCAGCAGGAAGACGATCATCCAGACCGGATGCTCGATCCGCAGGTCGACGAACAGCGTCGCGGTGGCGAGGATGATCAGCCCGAGCATCACCGACTTGGTCGCCGCCGCCCCAACATAGCCGAGGACGATCTCCATCCCGGAGATCGGCGCCGACAGGATCTCGTAGATCGTGCCGGTGAATTTCGGGAAGTAGATGCCGAAGGAGGCGTTGGTCAGGCTCTGGGTCAGCAGCGACAGCATGATCAGGCCCGGCACGATGAAGGCGCCGTAGGAGACGCCGTCGATCTCGGTGATGCGCGAGCCGATGGCCGCGCCGAAGACGACGAAATACAGCGAGGTCGAGATAACCGGGGAGATGACGCTCTGCATGATGGTGCGGAAGGTCCGCGCCATCTCGAAGCGGAAGATCGCGACGACGGCCTGGTAGTTCATGGCTTTTCCTCCACCAGGCCGACGAAGATCTCCTCGAGCGTCGACTGCTTGGTCGACAGGTCGCGGAACCTTATGCCGGCTTCCGCCAGCAGCCGCATCAGCGTAGCGATGCCGGTGCGGTCGGCCTGCGTGTCGTAGCTGTAGGTGAGCGTCGTGCCGTCGGCCGACAGCGCCAGATCGTAGCCGGCGAGGCTTTCAGGCAGGCCGGAAACGGCGTCCTGCAGATGCAGCGTCAGTTCCTTGTGGCCGAGCTTGCGCATCAGCTCGTTCTTCTCCTCGACGACGATCAGCGCGCCCTGGGAGATCACCCCCACCCGGTCGGCCATCATCTCGGCCTCCTCGATGTAGTGGGTGGTGAGGATGACGGTCACGCCGCCTTTGCGCAGGCGCTGGACGACAGCCCACATCTCGCGGCGCAGCGCCACGTCGACGCCGGCGGTCGGCTCGTCGAGGAACAGCACTTCCGGCTCGTGCGACAACGCCTTGGCGATCATCACGCGGCGCTTCATGCCGCCCGACAGGGTGCGGATCTTGGCGTCCTTCTTGTCCCACAGCGACAGGTCGCGGAGCACCTTCTCGATATGGGCGGGATTTTTCGATCTGCCGAACAGGCCGCGGGAGAACGACACCGTGTCCCAGACGGACTCGAACGCATCGGTGGTCAGTTCCTGCGGGACGAGGCCGATCATCGAACGCACCGTTCGATAGCCCTTGTCGATGTCGTGGCCGGCGACCGTCACCGTGCCGGTCGAGCGGTTGACGATGCCGCAGATGATGGAGATCAGCGTCGTCTTGCCGGCGCCGTTCGGCCCGAGCAGCGCGAAGATCTCGCCCGGCGCGATGTCCAGGTCGATCGATTTCAGCGCCTGGAACCCACCCTTGTAGGTTTTCGAGACGTTGCGGACGGAGAGGATCGGCGGGGGGGATTGGGTCGCGGACATGGTGCCATGGGTTTGAGCAGGCGCTGGCGGAGCCTGGCCGGATCCAGCCTGGTGGCTTGCCGATCCGGCAGATAGGCAGTTCGGCGGCGAGGAAAAGGCCGGCCGCCGCGCGTTCGCGTCCGCGCATGATCGCGCGGGATGCTTCGGGGCCTTTCGGCCCCGACCGTCAGATGGTCAGAACGGGTAGTTCCTGCCGCGGAAGCGGCCGGAGTCGATCTCGCGCTGACGGCGCTCCAGATCGGCGAGCGAAACGGACTGGTCGAGATACTCGCGGACGACGTCGCGCCGTCCGGTACCGCGGAGCAGGCCGCGCAGGGTGTTGGTGATGTTCATGGCGT
It encodes:
- a CDS encoding glyoxalase superfamily protein, whose protein sequence is MTSTIPAFKAQARRLRTGLADGGHTLSHGAALELVARQHGYRDWNTLSALAGRGPTVADLTIGAPVAGRYLGHDFTGRLIGLQVLPKGGRYRATIQFDEPVDVVAFESFSAFRRRVTVVVDASGATTEKTSNGQPHLALTL
- a CDS encoding DUF427 domain-containing protein, which produces MTADPSDTGERITIEPYDGPVVVNFHDAIIAATDHALILRERGYDPVFYIPKDRVEMALLQETDRHTTCPYKGEARYWSITAEGQAAANAVWAYDTPKDGVAAIAGHVAFDRRFVTIDAG
- a CDS encoding SelT/SelW/SelH family protein — its product is MPPRPRIAITYCTQCQWLLRAAWMAQELLSTFGPDLGEVALVPGTGGVFEIHYDGETIWERKADGGFPEAKILKQRVRDRLDPGRDLGHSDR
- a CDS encoding potassium channel family protein; its protein translation is MQRSLRPHPGTHRRRLRTRVARARVHLRRLYHGHRPNALRFQVAVLIVDLVIIAFFIASPVLREMPTFLVIDYSVAAILGLDIAARCFAAREPLRWLRQPFVLLDLVILATLLFPNELVNFGFLRIVRLWSISQSGALWRPLRRWGHPEWETPGRAIVNLMTFLFLATGFIYTTFFRYGSGLEGYIDAFYFTVASVTTTGYGDITLPGTWGKLTSIVIMIIGISLFVRLAQAVFRPYKVMFPCPDCGLQRHDVDAVHCKACGHMLKIRDDGVH
- a CDS encoding helix-turn-helix transcriptional regulator, with translation MIEDNAVVTLAALAHADRLDAFRMLVKAGPNGVPSGEIATRLAIAPTRMSFHLSTLERSGLVRSWREGRRIRYAAHFEAMRGLLAFLAEDCCEGHPEICGIAADPCGCEDGGSGERSLDVQAAEETR
- a CDS encoding arsenate reductase ArsC, whose translation is MTTQAGPLNVLFLCTRNSARSIIAESIMNRDHAARFRAFSAGSDPSGEVNPMTLDLLSRLGFATTGLRSKPWEEFAEGRDGAPKLDFVFTVCDDAAGEVCPVWPGQPMTAHWGVPDPARVEGTPGERALAFADTFRMLSNRISIFASLPLASLDRISLKRRLDAIGSSNEAASGQETAA
- the arsC gene encoding arsenate reductase (glutaredoxin) (This arsenate reductase requires both glutathione and glutaredoxin to convert arsenate to arsenite, after which the efflux transporter formed by ArsA and ArsB can extrude the arsenite from the cell, providing resistance.), producing the protein MTVTIYHNPQCGTSRNTLAMIRQSGEEPEVIEYLKDPPSRETLIELLDILGMKPRDLLRRKGTPYAELGLDDPKLSDEELLQAMMEHPILIERPIVVTEKGARLCRPSEKVLDILPHPAIGRFVKEDGEIVTREA
- the arsH gene encoding arsenical resistance protein ArsH produces the protein MTGTPPDSGATAFDLPNIDIAQLRRIDKAALAGPDAPAHPPRVLVLYGSIRERSYSRLVAEEAGRLLRWFGCEVRTFDPRDLPLPDGAEPDHPRVKMLRDLAMWSEAMVWVSPERHGAMTAIMKAQIDWLPLSLGGVRPTQGKTLAVMQVSGGSQSFNAVNQMRILGRWMRMVTIPNQSSVAKAFNEFDEAGRMRPSPYYNRIVDVCEELVKFTHLTRGRSAYLTDRYSERVETAEAVSLRVNQRAI
- a CDS encoding arsenic transporter; the encoded protein is MLAFAIFIATLVLVIWQPKGLGIGWSALAGAAVALALGVVDLGDLEIVWHIVWDATFTFVALIIISLILDEAGFFHWAALHVARWGGGRGRLLFPLVIVLGAAIAAVFANDGAALLLTPIVLAILLRLDFRPEAAFAFIIGTGFVADTTSLPLVISNLVNIVSANYFGIGFDRYAAVMVPVNFVALAATLLVLWAYYGRDVPETYRVDDLEPPRGAIRDHHVFRAAFPLLGVLLAAYFVTARFEVPIALVTGAAALILVAIAGRWFSREQPVVSVPGVMRHAPWQIVLFSIGMYLVVYGLGNAGLTDLAAGLLVWLAGQGTFVATVGTGFAAAILASVMNNMPSTLVGALAIDRADVAPLTQELMVYANVIGNDLGPKFTPIGSLATLLWLHVLAGKGVRIGWGQYMKVGLLITPPVLLATLVGLWLWLPVISG
- the gndA gene encoding NADP-dependent phosphogluconate dehydrogenase; protein product: MSEQTADIGVVGLGTMGSNLALNIAEKGFTVAVHNRTSAKSFALRDDNPGIGDNVVPAASLEDFVASLKTPRLVLFMVPAGKVVDDEMEAIAPLLSPGDVMIDAGNADFNDTIRRSQAVEGTGLQFVGMGVSGGELGARHGPSIMVGGAEATYGLLSPILTRIAAQYEGEPCVAWLGPDGAGHFVKTIHNGIEYADMQMIAEIYGIMRDGIGLAPKAMAAIFSDWNTRGLSSYLIEITAVTLAETDPETGQPMVDVIVDEAGQKGTGRWAVIEAQKLGVGATTIEAAVSARGVSARREERAAAGALYAGIPTEAGGFTGDAASLGELEQALETAKIIAYAQGYATMAAASEEFSWNLPLAEIARIWRAGCIIRSRFLDDIARAYDSGETVPNLLQAKDFVARVSAGQEALRRVVAKASLAGIPVPALSAALAYLDDYRRPRGTTNLTQAQRDLFGAHTFHRLDRDGVFHHQWPAV
- a CDS encoding ABC transporter permease, with protein sequence MNYQAVVAIFRFEMARTFRTIMQSVISPVISTSLYFVVFGAAIGSRITEIDGVSYGAFIVPGLIMLSLLTQSLTNASFGIYFPKFTGTIYEILSAPISGMEIVLGYVGAAATKSVMLGLIILATATLFVDLRIEHPVWMIVFLLLTAITFALFGFIIGIWADGFEKLQVVPLLIVTPLAFLGGSFYSIRMLPEFWQDVSLLNPVVYLISGFRWAFFGTSDVSIGISLGMTLVFMVASLVVIGWIFRTGWRLKS
- a CDS encoding ABC transporter ATP-binding protein, which encodes MSATQSPPPILSVRNVSKTYKGGFQALKSIDLDIAPGEIFALLGPNGAGKTTLISIICGIVNRSTGTVTVAGHDIDKGYRTVRSMIGLVPQELTTDAFESVWDTVSFSRGLFGRSKNPAHIEKVLRDLSLWDKKDAKIRTLSGGMKRRVMIAKALSHEPEVLFLDEPTAGVDVALRREMWAVVQRLRKGGVTVILTTHYIEEAEMMADRVGVISQGALIVVEEKNELMRKLGHKELTLHLQDAVSGLPESLAGYDLALSADGTTLTYSYDTQADRTGIATLMRLLAEAGIRFRDLSTKQSTLEEIFVGLVEEKP
- a CDS encoding DUF3563 family protein, which encodes MNITNTLRGLLRGTGRRDVVREYLDQSVSLADLERRQREIDSGRFRGRNYPF